TCGGGTGCGGGCCGAGCGGTAAGTGCCTTGCGCAAAGTGTGCAGGCACGAACATCAGTGAGTAGTGATTCGAACGTGGTCATGTCGACGCCTCTAGCTGCTGATTAAGTTGAAGTATTGCGCAATATCCCCGTTCAGCTATATCCAAAATTGTGCGCTATTAGGGCGTTCTATTTCCATTATTGTTCAATTATGGTGCATTTGGCTGGCTATTCCCAAGAAAAGCCTTTGTTATCAAGTTGTTTAAAACGGCATGAAACTTGTATTAAAAATATTAAATTAGATTTGGGACATCGACGTCCGCGCTCTCTTGAGGGGCCGGACGTTTTTTTATTTTTGAGAGGCAAGGATGAGTCGTGTTCATACCAGTTGCACTTATTGTGGCGTCGGTTGTGGGATCACGGTAGATGATGCCAAAACATTAACAGGTGATACAGAACATCCGGCGAATAGCGGGGCGTTGTGTGTCAAAGGCGGTAGTTTGCTGGAAACGCTGGCGTTTCCTAATCGTCTGTTATACCCGCGATTACATGGTCAACAGGTAGGTTGGGATGCTGCACTCGATGAAATGGCAACCCGCTTTAGTCAGATCATCGCGGAAACCGGGCCGGAATCGGTCGCGTTTTATGTGTCCGGTCAGCTGCTCACCGAAGATTATTATGTGGCTAACAAACTGATGAAAGGTTTCATCGGGGCTGCAAATATTGATACCAATTCCCGTCTTTGTATGTCTTCCGCCGTGATGGCGCACAGCCGTGCTTTTGGTGAGGACGTGGTGCCGGGTTGTTATGACGATCTGGAACTGGCTGATCTGCTGGTCATTGCTGGTGCAAATACCGCGTGGACACATCCGGTGATCTTCCGCCGCATTCAGCAAGCGCGTGCGCGCCGCCCGGAAATGAAGATGGTGGTGATTGATCCGCGTAAAACCATGACCGCAGAGCAAGCGGATTTACATTTAGCGGTGCGGCCCGGTAGTGATGTCTGGTTATTTAACGGGTTAAGTCGTTATCTGCTGGAACACGATCTGGTTGATAACGCTTATATCGAAAATCACGTCAATGGTTTTAGTGAGCTGCATGCACTGGTAATGGCGCCGGAATATGAGCTGGCACGGGTCGCGGAAAAATGCGGATTAACCATCAGCGAATTGCAGACCTTCTACCGCTGGTTTGGTGAAAATGAAAAAGCAGTCACGCTGTTTTGTCAGGGCATCAATCAATCTAATCAGGGCACCGATAAAGGCAATAGCCTGATCAACCCGCATCTGTTGACGGGACGTATCGGTAAGCCGGGTGCTTCACCGTTTTCGATGACCGGACAGCCGAATGCAATGGGTGGCCGTGAAGTGGGTGGGCTGGCAACGCAGTTAGCATCCCACATGACTTTCAGTGACGAAAACTGCGATCGTGTTGCTCGTTTCTGGAATGCGCCAAACATTGCCCGTAAACCAGGTTTAAAAGCCGTGGATATGTTTAAAGCCGTGGGTGAAGGCAAGATCCGCGCATTGTGGGTGATTGCGACAAACCCAGCGGTGTCGCTGCCTGATTCGGTTCAGGTGCGCGAAGCACTGGCGAAGTGTGAATTTCTGGTGGTGTCTGAAATGACACCAAAAACCGATACCGCGCAGTTTGCACATCTACTTTTACCCGCGGCAGGCTGGGGCGAGCGTTCCGGTACAGTCACCAATTCTGAACGCTGCATGACACGTCAGCGCGCGTTTACACAAGCGCCGGGCGAAGCAAAACCAGATTGGTGGGCATTAACTCAATTAGGCAAACGTCTGGGTTTTGCCGATGCATTCAATTACGACAACACTGCTGATATTTTCCGCGAACATGCCGAGCTGTCTGGTTTTGAGAATACTGGCTTTGAAAATAGCTCACGTCAGTTCGATATCTCTGCGTTGGCAACGATGAGCGATGACGAATATGAACAATTCACACCGCGCCAATGGCCGTTACCGGCGGATAAGAAAGTAGAAAGCAGCCGTCTGTTTACCGATGGCGTGTTCTCGACCTTCAATGGCCGCGCCAATCTGGTACCTGCGATTCCACAAGAGCCAGTGCTCAAACGCAAAGAACCGCGTCAGGAAGGCAGCTGGTTGTTAAATACCGGTCGTCTGCGTGATCAATGGCACACCATGACACGTACCGGTCATCTGCCGCGGTTAATGGAAACCGAACCGCTGCCCAAAGTGTATGTAAACAATCAGACCATTCTGAATAGTGGTTTTACCGAAGGCGCACTGATCCGCATTAATTCCCTGCAAGGTTCAGTGATGACTTTGCTGGGGCGTGATGATGGCCTGCGCGATGGTGAAGCGTTTATGCCGATGCACTGGTCAGATGATTTCTCATCCTGCTCGGGTGTTAATCGTCTGGTGGCGCCGGTAACCGATGCGGTCTCTGGTCAGCCACAATTCAAGCAAACCGAGGTGATGGCGGAAGCGGTTAATGTGAAATGGCATGGCCTCTGGGTCGGTCAGCATGAACCTGAATTAGAAGTGAGTTGGTGGGCGCGTCGTCCGCTTGATGCGGGGGAATGTCGCCGCCTGACCGATGAAAACCGTACTGCCGAGCAAGTGTGGTTCCAGTTGGCGCAACAAGGTCGCTGGTTACGCTTACCGCTGGAAGGCGGCTGGCTGGCGGTGAAACTGAATCAAGGCCGTATTATTGGTTTGCTGCTGGTGAGCACTACACATCAACAGGTGAATATCGATCTGCTGGCTGGGTTACTGGGTTTACCGATGAACAGCACTGCGCTTTCCACCACGTTGGAACAGGCGCTGGCGGGTGATAGCCGCATGATTTGCTCTTGTTTCCGTGTCAGTGAGAAACAGATCGTCGACGCGATTGGCGAGCAGGGCATTTCCGAATTAAGTGGCCTGCAAAGTTTGCTGCGTTGTGGCACGAATTGCGGCACCTGTGTCGTGGAATTGAAGAAATTGCTGCATAAACACACCAGCGTGAGTGAAGTTTAGTCGCCAGAGATGAGGGCCAGAAAATGAAAGGATTTGTTTCGTTAGTCGGGGCCGGCCCCGGTGACCCGGATCTGTTGACGGTAAAAGCGCTGCGTTCTATTCAGCAAGCCGATGTGGTGGTTTTTGATCGCTTGGTCAGTGATGAGATTCTTCAACTGATCCCTGCATCGGCAGCTCGTTACGATGTCGGTAAACGCTGCGGTCAACCGAGTCTTAAGCAGGAAGATATTTCAGAATTACTGGTGACACTGGCGGGAAACTACAAACGAATTGTTCGCCTCAAGGGTGGCGATCCGTATGTGTTTGGCCGTGGTGGTGAAGAAGCACTCTTGCTGGTGGCGAACGGTGTTCCGTTTGAAGTGGTGCCGGGAATTACCGCCGCTATTGGTTGTGCCGCGGCGACGGGTATTCCGCTAACGCATCGGGGTTTATCTCGTTCGGTGACGCTGGTGACAGGTCATGTGCAAGATGGCAGTGAATTCCACGGCTGGAGTGGTTTAGTCAAAGCCGGTGGCACTTTAGTGTTTTATATGGGGCTCGAGCGCGCAACGGAATTGCGCCGCGGGCTGTTGCAAGCGGGGGCACCGGCTGATCTGCCAATTGCCTTGGTGGTGGCCGGTACAACGCGTCAGCAGCGGGTTGAGGTCACGACATTGGCGTGTCTTGAACAAACCGCTCATACTTTAACTGGGTTCACACCAGTTTTGATGATCATGGGTGAGGTGGTTCAGTTACGCGCCGAGTTAGGTGATATGGCAGAAACCTTACTGCAATCGGTCGCCTAGATCTTCTATTAGGAATCATGGATGAGTTATTCGAAGATCCTGATTTATAGCGACGACATAGCCCAGGCCAACCGCCTGGGTTTGTTATTAAGTCGTTATGGTCATGAGCCTTATTTAGTCCGGCAAATCGACCCTATGCACCCGCCGGGTGGTATTCATGGGGTGATGATTGATTGCCGGCGTTTACCCGCAGAATGGCGTTTAGTGGCATCGGCCTTGGCAAGCCAAGGGTTGCCAGCGGTCGTGTTTATGGAAAATTTACCTGAAAGCCAGCAACAAGTGTTATTGGAGTCAGGTGTCACGCTGGTGCCGCATCGGGTGGAAGAGAAAGAACCGGTAGAAAGCTGGTTGAAACAAGCACGTATGCAGCAAGAGGTAATGCGCAAGCAGCAACTGGCTGTTGATGATTTAACCCAACAGCTGGAAGAGAATAAGCTGATCCAACAGGCTAAAGCTCGTTTGATGAAAGTGCAGAAGTTAGACGAAGAGACCGCTTATAAAGTGATGCGCTCCACTGCAATGAAAAACAGCCAGTCTATGGCGGATCTGGCACGCAGAATTCTCGCCACGCTGGTTGACTGATCCGGTGCGTTTGCACCGTTCTGAATCATTAAATTCCATTAAATCGACTAAAAATGCATAAAAAAGCCATCTTTTGGTGGGGTTTGAGGTTGGCACGAAAGCTGAATGTATCAAAATTGTAAACGGATCAGCCAACGACGGCTTCCTACAATTTGGTAACTCAGGCAATGGCGCCTCACTGGAATTAACCAGTGAGGCGTTTTTTTTGGAGCAATGGAATGATCAAATTAAAACGCAATGCAGTGGCTCTGATGGTTAGTGCGGTATTAGTTTCAACTGCGGTGCAGGCGCAAGTTGGCGCCCCTGAGAAAGAAGAGCTGAAATTAGGTTTCATCAAATTAACCGACATGGCACCACTGGCGGTGGCCTATGAAAAAGGTTATTTCGAAGATGAAGGGCTGTATGTCACGCTGGAAGCGCAAGCCAACTGGAAGGTGTTGCTCGATCGTGTGATCACCGGTGAATTAGATGGTGCGCACATGCTGGCCGGCCAACCGCTGGGTGCCACCGTGGGTATCGGCACCAAAGCGGATGTCGTGACAGCTTTTAGCATGGATCTGAACGGTAATGCCACCACGGTTTCCAATAAAATCTGGGAAGCAATGAAAGCTAACGTACCAAAAGGTGCGGATGGCAAACCAGTGCATCCAATCAAAGCTGATGCGCTGAAACCGGTCGTTAAATCTTATAAAGACCAGGGTAAGGCCTTCAATATGGGCATGGTGTTCCCGGTTTCTACCCATAACTACGAATTGCGTTATTGGTTGGCGGCGGGTGGTCTGAACCCTGGCTTTTATGCGCCACTGAAAGGGGACAACACCGGTCAGCAACAAGCTGACGTGCTGTTATCCGTGACACCACCGCCACAAATGCCAGCCACGCTGGAAGCGGGCACCATCTTAGGTTACTGCGTAGGTGAACCTTGGAATCAGGCTGCGGTAGCGAAAGGTATCGGTGTTCCGGTCGTGACCGATGATGATGTTTGGCACAACAACCCGGAGAAAGTGTTTGGTGTCTCAAAAGCCTGGGCGGACAAATACCCGAATACTCACATTCATTTAGTGAAGGCGTTGATCCGTGCCGCCTACTGGTTGGATCAAAACAACAACGGCAATCGTCAGGAAGCGGTTAGCCTGCTGGCCAAACCTGAATACGTGGGTGCGGATGCCAAAGTGATCGCGAACTCGATGACTGGCACCTTTGAATTCGAAAAAGGCGATAAGCGTCCGGCGGCTGATTTCAATATTTTCTTCCGCCATAACGCGACCTACCCATATTACTCCGATGCGATTTGGTATCTGACACAAATGCGTCGTTGGGGCCAGTTGCCAGAAGCCAAATCAGACAATTGGTACGCCGATATCGCGAAGAAAGTGTATCAGCCCAAAATTTACCGTCAGGCTGCAGAAGAGTTGATTGCCGAAGGCAAAATGAAGGCGAGCGACTTCCCTGATTTTGCCAAAGAGACTGGCTACAAAGCGCCTGACAATAAGTTCATCGACGGTATTTCCTACGATGGTCACAAACCTAACGATTATTTGAAGCAATTCCCGATCGGTCTAAAAGGCGATCAGAAGCTGTAGTTTTATACCCTTGGGTATTGGTTGAAATTAGGGTTAAGGCTGAAGTAAGGAGAATTAACCATGTCAGCATTACTGAATATCAAATGGCAAAATATGGCGTTTCCATTCGTGGGTCTGCTTGTCTTCCTGTTCTTCTGGCAAATTGCCGCCAGTCAGGTTACTACCACGCTGGGCTCTTTACCGGGCCCCGTGGCAACCGCTCAGCAGTTTATGGGCTTGGTCGATGAACACGAAGCAGAACAGCAAAAGAAAACCGCCTTTTATCAACGTCAGGAGCAACGTAATGCTGACAAGTTAAAAGCCGATCCTGCGTTCAAAGTGACGGTGCGCCCGTATACCGGACGCCCAACCTTCTTTGATCAGATCACCACCAGCCTGATCACCGTGGCGACCGGTTTCCTGGTTGCCAGTCTGATTGCGATCCCGATGGGCATCATTCTTGGGCTGAATCAATGGATGTATCAGGCGCTGAACCCGGTGATTCAGATCCTGAAACCGATCTCGCCACTGGCCTGGTTACCGCTGGTGACGATGGTGGTGAGTGCGGTCTATTCCAGTGATAACCCATTGGTCGCCAAATCATTCATCAATTCCGCGTTCACCGTAACTCTGTGCAGCCTGTGGCCAACACTGCTGAACACTACCGTGGGTGTAGCGAACATCGATCCTGACTTAAAAAACGTCAGCCGGGTATTGAAACTCGACCCGCTGACGCATGTGCGCAAAATTGTACTACCGTCAGCAATTCCGATGATTTTCACCGGCTTGCGTTTGTCGCTGGGTGTAGCGTGGATGGTGCTGATTGCAGCAGAAATGCTGGCGCAAAACCCAGGCTTAGGCAAGTTCGTGTGGGATGAATTCCAGAACGGCAGCTCACAGTCACTGGCGCGCATCATGGTGGCGGTCGTGACCATCGGTGTCATCGGGTTCATGCTGGATCGCAGCATGCTGCAACTGCAGAAATGGTTCTCTTGGGACAAACGCAGTGAACTGCGCTAATTAATAGGGATATTGAAAATGAGCAAAACCTATCTCGATTTAAGTGCCGTGGGCATGCGTTTCAAAACCGACAAAGGCTTTTTCGAAGCACTGGTTGATGTAAATCTAAAGATCGCCAAAGGTGAGTTTATCTCCCTGATTGGCCACTCCGGTTGCGGTAAGAGTACGGTGTTGAATCTGGTCGCTGGTCTGACAGAAGCCACTTCTGGCGGCATCATTCTGGATGGTCGTGAAGTCGATGGCCCCGGCCCGGAACGTTCGGTGGTGTTTCAAAACCATGCATTGCTGCCTTGGTTATCGGTTTATCAGAACGTCGAACTGGCTGTGCGTCAGGTCATGAAAGAGGCCAGTAAAAAAGAGATTGAAGAGAAGGTGCGTTATTACCTGTCACTGGTACAGATGGATCACGCGCTGGATAAGAAACCGCACGAGATCTCCGGCGGTATGAAACAACGCGTTGGGATCGCTCGTGCGTTATCGATGTCACCGAAAGTGCTGCTGATGGATGAACCCTTTGGTGCATTGGATGCGCTGACGCGCGCTCATCTGCAAGATTCGGTGATGGAAATTCAGGCGGAACTGAACAACACCGTCATCATGATCACGCATGACGTGGATGAAGCTGTGTTGCTCTCCGACCGTATCGTGATGATGACCAACGGTCCATCGGCCACCGTAGGTGAGATCCTGAATATCGATCTTCCGCGTCCACGTGATCGGGTTGAGTTAGCTGATAACCCGCATTATCACCATTTACGTCAGCAGGTGCTGAGTTTCCTGTATGAAAAACACAGCAAAGTGACCCGCTTGAAAACGACTAAAACCACAAAAAGTAGTGCCGTAGCGTAAACAGCTTCAGCTAACCAGGAATAGTTATTCCTCAACATACCAACTTAGAGCAAAGGCGCTCGTTTCATCACTGACCTAACTTGATTGGGAACGGTGGTGGAGCGGGCGCCTTTGTGTTTGTTTCCAAGACAAGATGGAATCATTATGAAACAAGATAATAAATTTAATATGCTGTCATTTACCGGCAAAATGAAGATTCTTCATCTGAGTTGGATGGCCTTTTTTATTACGTTTGTGGTGTGGTTTAACCATGCTCCGTTGCTGGGTTTGATTGCCAAATCCCTCAATATCAGTATGGCGGAAGTAAAAACGTTACTGATCCTGAACGTGGCGTTAACCATTCCCGCCCGTATCATTATCGGTATGCTGACCGATAAATTCGGCCCGCGTCTGACCTACAGCTTTTTATTGTTCGCAGGCAGTATTCCCTGCTTCTGGTTTGCGTTTGCCACCGATTTTGCGCAGCTGGCGATGGCCAGATTACTGCTCGGTTTTGTTGGTGCTGGCTTTGTTATCGGCATTCGCATGGTCAGTGAATGGTTTCCGGCCAATGAACTGGGCATCGCGGAAGGGATCTATGGCGGCTGGGGGAATTTCGGTTCGGCAGCGGCGGCTATTTTGTTGCCAACAATCGCCTTGTTCTTTGGTGGCGATGATGGCTGGCGTTATGCCGTTGGTTTTTCTGGCTTGATCTGCTTGGCGTTTAGTTTTGTCTGGTATACCAATGTCACAGACTCGCCGAAAGGTTCCACCTATTTTAAATCTAAAAAAATGGGTGGCTTGGAAGTGACCAGCAAAGGGGATTTTTTCTTCCTGCTGCTGATGAAACTGCCTATGTATATTGCGCTGGTGTTAGTGACCTGGAAATTGTCACCACACGGTGTTGCGCTGATTTCTGCCGCCATGGCCTCTGGCGTTTACGCAATTCTCGCGGCGATTCTGGTTTACGACTGTTTCTGTGTCTATAAAGTTAATAAAGAGATCTTTCATACGCCGGTACCGGAAATTCAGCGTTACCAATTTAAACAGGTCGCGGCAGTCAATATTCTTTATTTCACCACCTTTGGTTCTGAGTTGGCGGTGGTGTCTATGCTACCGATGTTTTTCGCCGAAGTGTTTAAGCTGGATATGGTGTATGCCGGTCTGGTCGGTTCACTGTTTGCCTTTATGAATCTGGTCGCACGTCCTTGTGGCGGCTGGTTGAGCGACCATTTTGGCCGTAAGAAAACCTTAATGTTTGTTATTGCTGGTCTGGCGACAGGCTATTGCGCTATGTCGATGATCACGAGTGCATGGCCATTATTGCTCGCGGTACTGGTCGTTATCACCTGTTCATTTTGTGTGCAGGCCGGCTGTGGTGCGGTATTTGCGGTGGTGCCACTCATTAAACGTCGCTTAACGGGCCAAATTGCCGGCATGACAGGGGCGTATGGTAATACCGGCGGTGTTTTCTTCCTGACAGTGCTTTCATTCGTGGATTATTCGACATTCTTTCTGGTGATAGCAGCGACCGCAATTTTGGGGATCATTGCTATAGGGTTTATGAACGAACCTCGCGGCCATATGGCAGAAATAAACGATGACGGCACGGTAGAACTCATCAAAGTAAGTTAAGTTATTATCGGGTTAAAAACGGCTATTCTGGAGAATAGCCGTTTCTCTTTTTTTGAAATATAGATGAAACATTACGGGTGAAGCAGCATGGCAAAATCCCTTCAGGTTCGGGTTGGCGGATATTCAATTGCCGGGCAAAAGGCCATCAATCAAGATGCGTTTGCCGTTAAGATCCCTGACCATCACGAACTGGATCATAAAGGGGTTGTCGCCGTCATTGCTGATGGCGTCAGTAGTTGTGAAGATTCACATATTGCCAGCCAGACCGCTGTTACCAGCTTCATTAATGATTATCTCAGCACCTCGCCGAACTGGAGTGTCAGCACCAGCGCTTCCAAAGTCATTACCAGCTTGAATCGTTGGTTGTATCAGAAAAATCAGCAAAATCATGGTGTCAAAGACAGCATGCTGACGACGTTCACCGCCGCCGTAATTAAATCATCCACGCTGCATGCGTTTCATGTCGGCGACACCCGAATTTATCTCTACAGCAATCAACAACTCGAAAAACTAACCACCGATCATGTCGCGATGAGTGGTAAACGCACACACCTGACGCGTGCATTAGGGGCAGATTCGCACCTTGAAGTTGATTACTTAAAACGCTTACTCAGCGAAGGTGATCGCATTATTCTCACCTCCGATGGCGTGCATAGTGTGCTAACACCTGAGGCGATGCGCGACATTCTTGAACGTGAACATGATCTGGATGCACAAGCCAAGGCGCTGGTTAATCTGGCGTTATATAAAGCCAGTGACGATAACCTCACCGCGCTGATCCTTGCGGTGGATTCACTGCCCAACGAAACACTGGATGAAACGCAGCAGCGGCTAACCCAATTGCCTATTCCGCCCGTGTTACAGGTCGGAAATAAAATCGATGGTTATGAAGTGCTGGATATTATCTTCAGCGGCACGCGCAGCCACATGTATAAAGTCAAAGACAGTGAAACCGGTGCGCTGTTTGTGCTCAAAGCGCCGTCAGAATATTTCACCGAAGATCTGCTGTATCTGGATGGGTTTATACGCGAAGAGTGGGTTGGGCTGACGATTGATCATCCGAACGTAATGAAAGCCTATAAGCCGTTGCGGCCGAAACAGTTTATGTATTATCTGGGCGAATACATTGTTGGTTGTGATTTACGAACCTGGATCAATGAACACCCTGAACCGGCATTAACCGAAGTCAGAGAGATCACCAAACAGATCATCGCCGGATTACGCGCTTTTCAGCGCAACGACATGGTGCATCAGGATCTAAAACCGGAAAATATCATGCTCACCACTGAGGGCAAGGTCAAGATCCTCGATTTTGGCACTGTGCTGATCGCGGGCAGTCAGGAAATGAATTCCCCGCTGGATAAGTCGATCCCGCAGGGGAGTGTGAATTACATTGCACCGGAATATCTGATGGGATTATCCGGCACCATGCGATCTGACCTATTTTCGTTGGGCGTCATTGTCTATGAGATGCTGGTCGGCAAGCTGCCTTATAAAGAACGCTCGCCGCGCGCGGGCAAATTAAACAGTTATGCCGAATTGACCTATACGCCGGGGAAATACTTCCGTAAAGATCTGCCGGTCTGGGTTGATGCCGCATTACAAAAAGCATTACAGCCAGATCCGGAAAATCGCTATGAGGCATTTTCCGAGTTCTTTACTGATATATCGGCACCCAATCGTGCGCTGGAAGCCGATTTACAGCATCGCCCTATATTGGAAAAGAATCCGGTTTTATTCTGGAAACTGACGGCCTTGGCGTTATTGCTGGGGAATTTGCTGCAGATGTTTTATCGCATTTTTAATGCAGGCTAGGTCACAGAATCTTCGCCATGCTGGTTGACTGATCTGGTGCAATTGCACCGTCGTGAATCACGAAAAACCATTAAAACCCTTTAAAAATACATCTAAAGGCTATGTTTTACGTGACTTTTAAAACTGGCATGAAAGCTGAATGTATCTAAATTGTTAACGGATTAGCCAACCAGTCTTCCCAACAACTTGGCTTTCCAACAATTTGGTCACTCAGGCAATGACGCCTCACTGGTTAATTCCAGTGAGGCGTTTTTTTTGAGCATTACGTCCAGCAGGTGCTGACACAGTAACCCGCGTGAAGAGTGCTAGAACCACTAAAACGGATTTAATTGGAATCGATCCAATCAAAAATAGTGCCGTAGTTTAAGGAACATAAACATGAGCAAGCAACGTCTGTTAGTCGTCGGTAACGGCATGGTTGGCCACCATTTTGTTGAACAACTGGTCAACGCGGGTGGTCTGGAACAATTCGAAGTCACCGTATTAGGTGCAGAGCCTGATAGCGCCTATGACCGGGTACATCTGTCCGAAGTTTTCGGCGGTCGTGCACCGAAAGAGCTGCAGATGGCTGATCCGGAATGGTATGCCGAAAAAGGCGTGTCACTGATCCTGAGCTGTAAAGCCGAATCGCTGGATCTGGCAAACAAGACTATTACTTCCGAACAGGGCGAATCTTATGTTTTTGACAAAATGGTACTGGCAACCGGTTCTTATCCGTTCGTTCCACCTATTCCTGGTCACGAGCGTAAAGGTTGCTATGTCTATCGCACGCTGGCTGACCTGGATGAAATCCGTGATGCCTGTGCTGGTGGCCGCACCGGTGTGGTTGTTGGTGGCGGTTTGCTGGGGCTGGAAGCGGCTAACGC
This genomic stretch from uncultured Tolumonas sp. harbors:
- a CDS encoding nitrate reductase, translating into MSRVHTSCTYCGVGCGITVDDAKTLTGDTEHPANSGALCVKGGSLLETLAFPNRLLYPRLHGQQVGWDAALDEMATRFSQIIAETGPESVAFYVSGQLLTEDYYVANKLMKGFIGAANIDTNSRLCMSSAVMAHSRAFGEDVVPGCYDDLELADLLVIAGANTAWTHPVIFRRIQQARARRPEMKMVVIDPRKTMTAEQADLHLAVRPGSDVWLFNGLSRYLLEHDLVDNAYIENHVNGFSELHALVMAPEYELARVAEKCGLTISELQTFYRWFGENEKAVTLFCQGINQSNQGTDKGNSLINPHLLTGRIGKPGASPFSMTGQPNAMGGREVGGLATQLASHMTFSDENCDRVARFWNAPNIARKPGLKAVDMFKAVGEGKIRALWVIATNPAVSLPDSVQVREALAKCEFLVVSEMTPKTDTAQFAHLLLPAAGWGERSGTVTNSERCMTRQRAFTQAPGEAKPDWWALTQLGKRLGFADAFNYDNTADIFREHAELSGFENTGFENSSRQFDISALATMSDDEYEQFTPRQWPLPADKKVESSRLFTDGVFSTFNGRANLVPAIPQEPVLKRKEPRQEGSWLLNTGRLRDQWHTMTRTGHLPRLMETEPLPKVYVNNQTILNSGFTEGALIRINSLQGSVMTLLGRDDGLRDGEAFMPMHWSDDFSSCSGVNRLVAPVTDAVSGQPQFKQTEVMAEAVNVKWHGLWVGQHEPELEVSWWARRPLDAGECRRLTDENRTAEQVWFQLAQQGRWLRLPLEGGWLAVKLNQGRIIGLLLVSTTHQQVNIDLLAGLLGLPMNSTALSTTLEQALAGDSRMICSCFRVSEKQIVDAIGEQGISELSGLQSLLRCGTNCGTCVVELKKLLHKHTSVSEV
- the cobA gene encoding uroporphyrinogen-III C-methyltransferase, with the protein product MKGFVSLVGAGPGDPDLLTVKALRSIQQADVVVFDRLVSDEILQLIPASAARYDVGKRCGQPSLKQEDISELLVTLAGNYKRIVRLKGGDPYVFGRGGEEALLLVANGVPFEVVPGITAAIGCAAATGIPLTHRGLSRSVTLVTGHVQDGSEFHGWSGLVKAGGTLVFYMGLERATELRRGLLQAGAPADLPIALVVAGTTRQQRVEVTTLACLEQTAHTLTGFTPVLMIMGEVVQLRAELGDMAETLLQSVA
- a CDS encoding ANTAR domain-containing protein, which gives rise to MSYSKILIYSDDIAQANRLGLLLSRYGHEPYLVRQIDPMHPPGGIHGVMIDCRRLPAEWRLVASALASQGLPAVVFMENLPESQQQVLLESGVTLVPHRVEEKEPVESWLKQARMQQEVMRKQQLAVDDLTQQLEENKLIQQAKARLMKVQKLDEETAYKVMRSTAMKNSQSMADLARRILATLVD
- a CDS encoding CmpA/NrtA family ABC transporter substrate-binding protein; translated protein: MIKLKRNAVALMVSAVLVSTAVQAQVGAPEKEELKLGFIKLTDMAPLAVAYEKGYFEDEGLYVTLEAQANWKVLLDRVITGELDGAHMLAGQPLGATVGIGTKADVVTAFSMDLNGNATTVSNKIWEAMKANVPKGADGKPVHPIKADALKPVVKSYKDQGKAFNMGMVFPVSTHNYELRYWLAAGGLNPGFYAPLKGDNTGQQQADVLLSVTPPPQMPATLEAGTILGYCVGEPWNQAAVAKGIGVPVVTDDDVWHNNPEKVFGVSKAWADKYPNTHIHLVKALIRAAYWLDQNNNGNRQEAVSLLAKPEYVGADAKVIANSMTGTFEFEKGDKRPAADFNIFFRHNATYPYYSDAIWYLTQMRRWGQLPEAKSDNWYADIAKKVYQPKIYRQAAEELIAEGKMKASDFPDFAKETGYKAPDNKFIDGISYDGHKPNDYLKQFPIGLKGDQKL
- a CDS encoding ABC transporter permease, which codes for MSALLNIKWQNMAFPFVGLLVFLFFWQIAASQVTTTLGSLPGPVATAQQFMGLVDEHEAEQQKKTAFYQRQEQRNADKLKADPAFKVTVRPYTGRPTFFDQITTSLITVATGFLVASLIAIPMGIILGLNQWMYQALNPVIQILKPISPLAWLPLVTMVVSAVYSSDNPLVAKSFINSAFTVTLCSLWPTLLNTTVGVANIDPDLKNVSRVLKLDPLTHVRKIVLPSAIPMIFTGLRLSLGVAWMVLIAAEMLAQNPGLGKFVWDEFQNGSSQSLARIMVAVVTIGVIGFMLDRSMLQLQKWFSWDKRSELR
- a CDS encoding ABC transporter ATP-binding protein translates to MSKTYLDLSAVGMRFKTDKGFFEALVDVNLKIAKGEFISLIGHSGCGKSTVLNLVAGLTEATSGGIILDGREVDGPGPERSVVFQNHALLPWLSVYQNVELAVRQVMKEASKKEIEEKVRYYLSLVQMDHALDKKPHEISGGMKQRVGIARALSMSPKVLLMDEPFGALDALTRAHLQDSVMEIQAELNNTVIMITHDVDEAVLLSDRIVMMTNGPSATVGEILNIDLPRPRDRVELADNPHYHHLRQQVLSFLYEKHSKVTRLKTTKTTKSSAVA
- a CDS encoding NarK family nitrate/nitrite MFS transporter, with the translated sequence MKQDNKFNMLSFTGKMKILHLSWMAFFITFVVWFNHAPLLGLIAKSLNISMAEVKTLLILNVALTIPARIIIGMLTDKFGPRLTYSFLLFAGSIPCFWFAFATDFAQLAMARLLLGFVGAGFVIGIRMVSEWFPANELGIAEGIYGGWGNFGSAAAAILLPTIALFFGGDDGWRYAVGFSGLICLAFSFVWYTNVTDSPKGSTYFKSKKMGGLEVTSKGDFFFLLLMKLPMYIALVLVTWKLSPHGVALISAAMASGVYAILAAILVYDCFCVYKVNKEIFHTPVPEIQRYQFKQVAAVNILYFTTFGSELAVVSMLPMFFAEVFKLDMVYAGLVGSLFAFMNLVARPCGGWLSDHFGRKKTLMFVIAGLATGYCAMSMITSAWPLLLAVLVVITCSFCVQAGCGAVFAVVPLIKRRLTGQIAGMTGAYGNTGGVFFLTVLSFVDYSTFFLVIAATAILGIIAIGFMNEPRGHMAEINDDGTVELIKVS
- a CDS encoding bifunctional protein-serine/threonine kinase/phosphatase produces the protein MAKSLQVRVGGYSIAGQKAINQDAFAVKIPDHHELDHKGVVAVIADGVSSCEDSHIASQTAVTSFINDYLSTSPNWSVSTSASKVITSLNRWLYQKNQQNHGVKDSMLTTFTAAVIKSSTLHAFHVGDTRIYLYSNQQLEKLTTDHVAMSGKRTHLTRALGADSHLEVDYLKRLLSEGDRIILTSDGVHSVLTPEAMRDILEREHDLDAQAKALVNLALYKASDDNLTALILAVDSLPNETLDETQQRLTQLPIPPVLQVGNKIDGYEVLDIIFSGTRSHMYKVKDSETGALFVLKAPSEYFTEDLLYLDGFIREEWVGLTIDHPNVMKAYKPLRPKQFMYYLGEYIVGCDLRTWINEHPEPALTEVREITKQIIAGLRAFQRNDMVHQDLKPENIMLTTEGKVKILDFGTVLIAGSQEMNSPLDKSIPQGSVNYIAPEYLMGLSGTMRSDLFSLGVIVYEMLVGKLPYKERSPRAGKLNSYAELTYTPGKYFRKDLPVWVDAALQKALQPDPENRYEAFSEFFTDISAPNRALEADLQHRPILEKNPVLFWKLTALALLLGNLLQMFYRIFNAG